One region of Drosophila teissieri strain GT53w chromosome 2L, Prin_Dtei_1.1, whole genome shotgun sequence genomic DNA includes:
- the LOC122611879 gene encoding uncharacterized protein LOC122611879, which yields MEILMVAGDVVKVTEAAELEEVAEEDVPANSDHHTDILPVVDNGEVVEEVVVVHVPPKSDIHVHGADGGVVHVRHDGGDDGEGAADLHVGGVLLQKIGDRASDQVSDLFSKDLKEYNRIV from the coding sequence ATGGAGATCCTGATGGTTGCGGGTGATGTGGTGAAGGTAACGGAGGCGGCGGAGTTGGAGGAggtggcggaggaggatgTCCCTGCCAATAGTGACCACCATACGGACATCCTCCCGGTGGTGGACAATGgggaggtggtggaggaggtggtggtggtccaTGTCCCTCCCAAAAGTGACATCCATGTCCATGGGGCCGATGGTGGGGTGGTCCATGTCCGCCAcgatggtggtgatgatggcGAGGGGGCGGCGGACCTCCATGTGGGTGGTGTCCTCCTCCAGAAAATCGGCGACAGGGCATCTGATCAAGTCTCAGACTTATTTAGCAAAGATctaaaagaatataatagaatagtATAA
- the LOC122626225 gene encoding protein spaetzle 4, which translates to MVRTQMDRRSPITRLITSDIIWCLLLLLAVTLPLASAGFGFDSANSCSPNGKISRRGRAQMLAAIPCDLGQQAFCHLPGSAYPWHAVRRFVHENQGLMKRMYGDVRHISILRDEIQNNEVDADDIEEAAERYSKDGGRRSAKYLMNSRDRDRDREDFGSFKGNDVLMEPHFRPVSTITTSTTKATTTTTTTAPEIVSSTTDQIPNEVSNTTPGNTNSTISTTKETAPPLHEKPELETDIVEIQPSPESNSVYEVVSSSAPSTTSTAKPSAAAGENIQIIDSPQLGLRNLSAEAANPSQEPPTATTVKPTSVPKSSTTLPIRKRKPADTTTTAASQKVSSTTSAPSTTTAATLLIRRNVTKYSPASVTTPISFASLFSGTSSGLFSPEKLRRPLATSSTSAPAPAAAAAPSPPAGGSAAGSSSGSASKSGLLREGQLFQDAMKQEPVAVASNLRGVNACPVKDEVVAPFWANNTRGEVLALLNLYPFEQYVHWEKCTHEFKQMFCRDGCRCEQQYRLHRLLAYDPHNECRGIFSDWFRFPSSCICKCYNIPMEFRATSRSPRSDSRFDAPKSDPIEAAEAEVQRAIYEHATEEWYRPRDEFDFLED; encoded by the exons ATGGTGCGCACCCAAATGGATAGGCGATCGCCGATCACTAGACTAATAACG AGCGATATTATCTGgtgtttgctgctgctactggcGGTGACTCTTCCACTGGCCTCCGCCGGATTTGGCTTTGACTCGGCCAACTCCTGCAGTCCCAATGGGAAGATATCGCGACGTGGTCGGGCCCAGATGCTGGCTGCGATTCCATGCGACCTGGGTCAACAGGCCTTCTGCCACCTGCCCGGATCCGCTTATCCGTGGCACGCTGTGCGACGATTCGTGCACGAGAACCAGGGGCTAATGAAGCGCATGTACGGCGATGTAAGGCACATTTCGATTCTGCGGGACGAGATCCAGAACAACGAGGTGGACGCGGACGACATTGAGGAGGCAGCGGAGCGATACAGCAAGGATGGCGGACGGCGGAGTGCCAAATATCTGATGAACAGCAGAGATCGTGATCGTGACCGGGAAGATTTCGGAAGCTTCAAGGGCAACGATGTGCTAATGGAGCCTCACTTTCGACCAGTCTCCACAATTACCACAAGTACGACTAAGGCTacgacaacaacgacaacaactgCTCCCGAAATAGTAAGTAGCACTACGGACCAAATTCCAAATGAGGTCAGCAACACAACGCCTGGAAACACCAATAGTACGATAAGTACCACTAAAGAAACTGCGCCACCTTTACACGAAAAACCCGAGTTAGAAACAGACATTGTGGAGATCCAGCCCAGTCCGGAGTCGAACAGCGTCTACGAAGTAGTGTCCTCTTCAGCTCCATCCACCACGTCCACCGCCAAACCTTCGGCCGCAGCAGGTGAAAATATACAGATCATTGACTCACCACAGTTGGGGCTTCGTAATCTAAGCGCAGAGGCAGCAAATCCATCACAAgaaccacccactgccacaaCAGTGAAGCCCACATCTGTGCCCAAGAGCTCGACCACTTTGCCCATTAGGAAAAGGAAACCGGCAGACACAACCACCACTGCAGCCAGCCAAAAAGTCTCGAGCACCACATCGGCACCaagcacaacaacagcagcaaccttGCTAATACGTCGCAATGTAACCAAGTACTCACCCGCATCCGTGACCACGCCCATCAGCTTCGCCTCGCTCTTCTCCGGCACCTCCAGCGGGCTTTTCAGTCCGGAGAAGCTGCGCAGACCCTTGGCCACCAGCAGTACAAGTGCTCCAGccccagctgcagctgcagctccatctCCTCCGGCGGGAGGATCTGCAGCGGGAAGCTCGAGCGGAAGCGCCAGCAAGTCTGGATTGCTAAGGGAGGGTCAGCTGTTCCAGGATGCCATGAAGCAAGAGCCCGTGGCTGTGGCCAGCAACTTGCGTGGAGT GAATGCCTGTCCCGTCAAGGATGAAGTGGTGGCTCCATTTTGGGCAAACAATACCCGCGGCGAGGTCTTGGCCCTTCTTAACCTGTACCCCTTCGAGCAGTACGTCCACTGGGAGAAGTGCACCCACGAATTCAAGCAGATGTTCTGTCGCGATGGTTGCAGATGTGAACAGCAGTACCGCCTCCACAGATTGTTGGCCTACGATCCGCATAATGAGTGCCGCGGAATCTTCTCCGACTGGTTCAGATTCCCGTCCAGCTGCATATGCAAGTGCTACAATATACCGATGGAGTTCCGCGCCACATCGCGCAGTCCGAGGTCCGATAGTCGATTCGATGCTCCAAAATCCGATCCCATCGAGGCTGCGGAGGCGGAGGTCCAACGGGCCATCTACGAACATGCCACGGAAGAGTGGTATCGTCCACGCGATGAGTTCGACTTCTTGGAGGACTAA
- the LOC122624908 gene encoding conserved oligomeric Golgi complex subunit 8: MDFPDKMDMENERVLKLIFPDGVPDNLRGNPELDNYLAKLGTCKVEQLKKEQTRLAEEARTILEQTQDLAISNYRTFITTAENSRSIFSEFLRSEQQLDTLVSKLPDLSVQCDRFLQDSAELNEQRRLNSITLQKNAQLLEVLELPQLMERCIREGRYEEALELAAYATRLGQHQGHIPVVKSIVRSVEALWHTMLVQLVAQLRTDLQLPKCLQIVGYLRRMQAFGDNELRLKFLQARDAWLTSCLEAIPTGDAQQHLSKTIEITRINLFNIITQYRAIFPEEEGTLKTQSSLRPLQGVSCNGDRLFQAWLHNKINDFLQTLERDLQLGVGSVETVLGQCMYFGLSFSRVGADFRALMAPIFVGVIRRRFESSVEQVDEQFERELEKYTLINKVALHSHARKHVDPEQESYAPPETLLDFYPLAALCNGYLSALNELGLCAPLALATDVTRCLQHSLQQAAQRVLAFYRQEQQAFAGSEREAFVRLCSCLAYDLVPYIQRCIHGVFPPQSLTVHLGISLLQLEQQQLTYLQQTRILEPLKHLLPTKALVQPQEKVMEAQPSVGVPVPAEG, from the exons ATGGACTTTCCGGACAAAATGGATATGGAGAACGAGAGGGTACTGAAGCTGATATTCCCCGACGGAGTGCCCG ACAATCTGCGTGGCAATCCGGAGCTGGATAACTACCTGGCCAAACTGGGCACCTGCAAGGtggagcagctgaagaagGAGCAGACGCGGCTGGCGGAAGAGGCGCGCACCATACTGGAGCAGACACAGGACCTGGCCATCTCCAACTACAGAACCTTTATCACCACGGCGGAAAACTCGCGTTCGATTTTCAGCGAGTTCCTGCGGTCGGAGCAGCAACTAGACACACTGGTGTCCAAGCTTCCCGACCTCAGTGTCCAATGCGACCGCTTCTTGCAGGACTCCGCCGAGCTGAATGAGCAACGGCGATTAAACTCCATTACTCTGCAAAAGAACGCCCAATTGCTGGAAGTACTGGAACTGCCGCAGCTCATGGAGCGCTGCATCCGCGAGGGGCGCTACGAGGAGGCTCTGGAGCTGGCCGCCTACGCCACCCGTTTGGGCCAGCACCAGGGACACATTCCTGTGGTCAAA AGCATTGTGCGCTCGGTGGAAGCACTGTGGCACACCATGTTGGTGCAGCTGGTTGCACAACTACGGACGGATCTCCAGCTTCCCAAGTGTTTACAAATCGTGGGCTATCTTCGCCGGATGCAGGCTTTTGGAGACAACGAGCTGCGACTGAAGTTTCTGCAGGCAAGGGACGCGTGGTTGACCTCTTGTCTGGAGGCCATACCTACAGGAGATG CCCAGCAGCACCTATCCAAAACCATCGAGATCACTCGTATAAACCTGTTCAATATAATCACCCAGTATCGCGCCATTTTCCCGGAAGAGGAGGGCACTCTAAAGACTCAGAGTTCTTTGAGACCGCTGCAGGGCGTCAGCTGCAACGGAGACAGGCTTTTCCAGGCCTGGCTGCACAATAAG ATCAACGACTTCTTGCAGACTCTGGAACGCGATCTACAACTAGGAGTTGGTTCCGTCGAAACAGTGCTTGGCCAGTGCATGTATTTCGGACTGTCATTTAGTCGCGTGGGCGCTGATTTTCGTGCCCTTATGGCACCTATTTTCGTGGGCGTGATCCGTCGTCGCTTTGAGAGCAGCGTGGAGCAGGTCGACGAGCAGTTTGAGCGGGAACTGGAGAAATACACCTTGATCAACAAGGTGGCGCTGCACTCGCACGCCCGCAAGCATGTTGATCCCGAACAGGAGTCCTATGCTCCGCCCGAGACTCTGTTGGATTTCTATCCCCTAGCCGCTTTGTGCAATGGCTATCTGAGTGCCTTGAACGAGCTGGGCCTGTGTGCTCCCTTGGCCCTGGCCACCGATGTTACCCGCTGTCTGCAGCACTCCCTGCAACAGGCTGCTCAGCGTGTGCTTGCCTTTTAtcggcaggagcagcaggcctTCGCCGGCAGCGAACGAGAGGCATTTGTTCGGCTCTGCTCATGTCTGGCCTACGACCTGGTACCCTATATTCAGAGATGTATCCACGGAGTTTTCCCCCCGCAGTCGCTTACTGTTCATTTGGGCATTAGCTTGCTCCAGctggagcaacagcaactcaCCTACTTGCAGCAGACTCGCATTCTTGAACCTTTGAAGCACCTATTGCCCACCAAGGCGCTGGTGCAGCCTCAGGAAAAAGTCATGGAAGCTCAGCCAAGCGTCGGAGTTCCTGTACCTGCCGAGGGATAA
- the LOC122626720 gene encoding protein spalt-accessory: MKPLIALFALVTAVVAQNGFGQGGQGSFGGQGVLGGSGYGGLSGQAGFGGQIGFNGQGGVGGQLGIAQGGVHPGQGGFAAQGVPNQYQPGYGSPPAPGSPVGSGHFHGGNPSESGYPHGNHHEYPQHHGEHHREHHEHHGHHEHHGHHRH; encoded by the exons ATGAAACCACTG ATTGCTCTGTTTGCGCTGGTGACCGCTGTTGTGGCTCAGAATGGCTTCGGCCAAGGTGGACAAGGATCATTTGGAGGACAAGGAGTACTTGGAGGATCAGGATACGGAGGACTCAGTGGACAAGCAGGCTTTGGCGGTCAAATAGGATTCAACGGTCAAGGTGGAGTTGGTGGCCAGCTGGGAATTGCTCAGGGAGGAGTACACCCGGGTCAAGGAGGATTCGCTGCTCAAGGCGTACCAAATCAGTACCAGCCTGGTTACGGAAGTCCA CCTGCTCCCGGAAGTCCTGTGGGATCTGGCCATTTCCATGGAGGTAATCCCAGTGAGTCTGGCTATCCTCACGGAAACCATCATGAATATCCGCAACATCATGGCGAGCATCACCGAGAACATCATGAGCACCACGGACACCACGAGCATCACGGTCACCATAGGCACTAG